The following proteins are co-located in the Spinactinospora alkalitolerans genome:
- a CDS encoding metal ABC transporter permease translates to MTALNELARGLFDVQQTLDLVQYPFVQQALLASLVLGLVAGALTPLIVARRMAFAVHGTAELAFTGAAAALLLGVGVGLGAIVGAVLAALLLGLLGNREGERDSVIGAILAFGLGLGVLFLWLYPGRAANKFGLLVGQIVGVDTTDVLLLGGAALAVLLVLAVVYRPLLFASLDPQVATARGVPVRFLGPLFAVLVGVATALGVQTVGALLVLAVMVTPGAAAARVTASPVLATLLAVVFAEVALVGGILLSLAPGAPISGFVTAISFAIYLACRLVGAARSRSARRSGAEREPVEPEPAAA, encoded by the coding sequence GTGACCGCGCTCAACGAGCTGGCCCGCGGGCTGTTCGACGTCCAGCAGACGCTGGACCTGGTGCAGTACCCCTTCGTCCAGCAGGCGCTGCTCGCCTCCCTGGTCCTCGGCCTGGTCGCCGGCGCGCTGACCCCGCTGATCGTGGCCCGGCGCATGGCGTTCGCGGTGCACGGCACCGCCGAGCTCGCCTTCACCGGCGCGGCCGCGGCCCTCCTGCTCGGCGTCGGCGTCGGCCTCGGCGCCATCGTCGGGGCCGTCCTGGCCGCGCTGCTGCTGGGTCTGCTGGGCAACCGCGAGGGCGAGCGCGACTCCGTGATCGGCGCGATCCTGGCCTTCGGGCTCGGCCTGGGCGTGCTCTTCCTCTGGCTCTACCCCGGCCGCGCGGCCAACAAGTTCGGGCTGCTGGTCGGCCAGATCGTCGGGGTCGACACCACCGACGTGCTGCTGCTGGGCGGCGCCGCGCTCGCCGTCCTGCTGGTGCTCGCCGTGGTCTACCGTCCGCTGCTGTTCGCCAGCCTGGACCCGCAGGTGGCCACGGCCCGCGGAGTTCCGGTGCGGTTCCTGGGTCCGCTGTTCGCCGTGCTCGTCGGCGTGGCCACCGCGCTGGGCGTGCAGACGGTCGGGGCGCTGCTCGTCCTCGCCGTGATGGTGACCCCGGGTGCCGCCGCGGCCCGCGTCACGGCGAGCCCGGTCCTGGCGACGCTGCTCGCCGTCGTGTTCGCCGAGGTCGCCCTCGTGGGCGGGATCCTGCTGTCACTGGCGCCGGGCGCCCCGATCAGCGGTTTCGTCACCGCGATCTCCTTCGCCATCTACCTCGCGTGCCGACTCGTCGGGG
- a CDS encoding metal ABC transporter ATP-binding protein → MMTTTDDDTAAAAPVSETPPSAAVRLRSARLSYGERVLWDGLDLDVRRGEFVAVLGPNGSGKTSLLRVLLGLQRLSAGTVEVAGAPARRGGREIGYIPQQRGSDPLLTLRGRDLVGLGLDGHRWGLGLRGRGERRRRVDAALEAVGASEYARMPVGLLSGGEQQRLRVAQALVGDPAVLLCDEPLLSLDLARQRMVSRLIAQQARERDAAVVFVTHEINPILAWVDRVLYIVDGRFRIGTPDEVMTSQTLSELYRTDVDVVRTRGRLLVVGAEDAGSGVHHPEGPEES, encoded by the coding sequence ATGATGACCACCACCGACGACGACACCGCAGCGGCCGCGCCGGTCTCGGAGACGCCCCCGTCGGCGGCCGTGCGCCTGAGGTCGGCGCGGCTGTCCTACGGCGAGCGCGTCCTCTGGGACGGGCTGGACCTGGACGTGCGCCGCGGCGAGTTCGTCGCCGTGCTCGGCCCCAACGGGTCGGGCAAGACCAGCCTGCTGCGGGTGCTGCTCGGGCTGCAGCGGCTCTCGGCCGGAACGGTCGAGGTCGCCGGCGCCCCCGCGCGGCGGGGCGGCAGGGAGATCGGCTACATCCCCCAGCAGCGGGGCTCCGACCCGCTGCTCACCCTGCGGGGGCGCGACCTGGTCGGGCTCGGTCTCGACGGCCACCGGTGGGGCCTGGGACTGCGCGGGCGCGGCGAGCGTCGGCGGCGCGTGGACGCCGCGCTGGAGGCCGTGGGCGCGAGCGAGTACGCCCGGATGCCCGTGGGCCTGCTCTCCGGCGGTGAGCAGCAGCGGCTGCGCGTCGCCCAGGCGCTGGTCGGCGACCCCGCCGTGCTGCTGTGCGACGAGCCTCTGCTGTCGCTGGACCTGGCCCGCCAGCGCATGGTCAGCCGCCTCATCGCCCAGCAGGCGCGCGAGCGCGACGCCGCGGTCGTGTTCGTGACGCACGAGATCAACCCGATCCTCGCCTGGGTGGACCGCGTGCTCTACATCGTGGACGGCCGCTTCCGCATCGGGACCCCCGATGAGGTGATGACGTCGCAGACGCTCTCCGAGCTGTACCGGACCGACGTCGACGTCGTCCGCACCCGCGGCCGCCTCCTCGTCGTCGGCGCCGAGGACGCGGGCTCGGGCGTGCACCACCCGGAAGGTCCGGAGGAGTCGTGA
- a CDS encoding metal ABC transporter solute-binding protein, Zn/Mn family — protein sequence MFERAKKVTAPLAGLVVPLLAVSACGGADEAAPADGGGLRVVASTNVWGDVVRAVGGDAVEVTSIIDDVNVDPHSYESSPAEAAEVADADLVIYNGGGYDAFMENLVANTDAPVIQAVRTAEDGAEEGEERPAPAQGGEEEHAGHEDGAEGGDHAHDGEEHGDEAGHGEEHGDEAGHGDEGGDPHAGHDHSGNEHIWYDVHAVHDVAEAVSAELGELVPDQAEAIDGRAQDLGSELEGIEERIAAVSEAHSGDEVLSFDPIPQYLLEEGGLDDLAPEEFLTALEAGNDPPASAVADVQDLIDEGEPRVVLHNPQTESGVTRQLRERAEGNGIPVVEISELVPADTDYATWMGGQVDALAEALES from the coding sequence GTGTTCGAGCGCGCCAAGAAGGTCACCGCTCCGTTGGCCGGGCTGGTGGTGCCGCTGCTGGCGGTGTCGGCCTGCGGCGGCGCCGATGAGGCCGCCCCGGCCGACGGCGGCGGACTGCGCGTGGTCGCTTCGACCAACGTGTGGGGCGACGTCGTCCGGGCCGTCGGAGGCGACGCCGTCGAGGTGACGTCCATCATCGACGACGTCAACGTCGATCCCCACTCCTACGAGAGCAGCCCCGCTGAGGCCGCCGAGGTCGCAGACGCCGACCTGGTGATCTACAACGGTGGCGGCTACGACGCGTTCATGGAGAACCTGGTCGCCAACACCGACGCCCCGGTGATCCAGGCGGTGCGGACCGCCGAGGACGGCGCGGAGGAGGGCGAGGAGCGCCCGGCCCCGGCGCAGGGCGGCGAAGAGGAGCACGCCGGGCACGAGGACGGCGCCGAGGGCGGCGATCACGCGCACGACGGCGAGGAGCACGGGGACGAGGCCGGGCACGGCGAGGAGCACGGGGACGAGGCCGGGCACGGCGACGAGGGCGGTGACCCGCACGCCGGGCACGACCACTCCGGCAACGAGCACATCTGGTATGACGTCCACGCCGTCCACGACGTCGCCGAGGCCGTCTCCGCCGAGCTCGGCGAGCTGGTCCCCGATCAGGCCGAGGCGATCGACGGCCGCGCCCAGGACCTCGGCTCCGAACTGGAGGGCATCGAGGAGCGGATCGCGGCCGTCTCCGAGGCCCACAGCGGGGACGAGGTGCTGTCCTTCGATCCCATCCCCCAGTACCTGCTGGAGGAGGGCGGCCTCGACGACCTCGCGCCGGAGGAGTTCCTCACCGCGCTGGAGGCGGGCAACGACCCGCCGGCCTCGGCAGTGGCCGACGTGCAGGACCTCATCGACGAGGGCGAGCCGCGGGTCGTCCTGCACAACCCGCAGACCGAGTCGGGGGTCACCCGGCAACTGCGCGAGCGCGCGGAGGGCAACGGCATCCCCGTCGTCGAGATCTCCGAGCTCGTCCCCGCCGACACCGACTACGCGACCTGGATGGGCGGGCAGGTCGACGCCCTCGCGGAGGCGCTCGAATCATGA
- a CDS encoding PP2C family protein-serine/threonine phosphatase, whose protein sequence is MNGEDMPIGTGERLLEELLMDAHAAAPMDVPQLADRYATSLGLERVTIHLVDLQQRLLVPLSRGEPVLGVDDSLAGWSYRTVSLQVANDDGGELVAWLPLVDGAERLGVLGVRTPMLDGSTLRRCRMLAALLPMVITSKRTYSDSYARQTRSESMRLTAEMLRAFLPPRTLGTERVVSTAVLEPAYELGGDAFDHSLTKDTLHAAILDAMGHDLASGLTASVAMAGCRNARRNGADLVDMVHNVDQALATWLPDRFCTGVFLHLDLSTGCLRWINCGHPPPLLIRAQRVIEHALEGVPEPPLGLPARLTEPARSVHEVSLEPGDRVLLYTDGVTEARADNGELFGLDSFTEFIIRATAAGEPAPETLRRLVHAILGHQRSRLTDDATILLVEWLSP, encoded by the coding sequence GTGAACGGCGAGGACATGCCGATCGGCACCGGTGAGCGGCTGCTGGAGGAGCTGCTCATGGACGCGCACGCGGCGGCGCCCATGGACGTGCCGCAACTGGCGGACCGCTACGCCACGTCACTGGGGCTGGAGCGGGTCACCATCCACCTGGTCGACCTGCAGCAGAGACTGCTGGTGCCGCTGTCCCGGGGCGAACCGGTGCTGGGGGTCGACGACTCCCTGGCGGGCTGGTCCTACCGCACCGTCTCCCTGCAGGTGGCCAACGACGACGGAGGCGAGCTGGTCGCGTGGCTGCCCCTGGTCGACGGCGCGGAGCGCCTCGGGGTGCTCGGCGTGCGGACGCCGATGCTGGACGGGTCGACGCTGCGGCGCTGCCGGATGCTGGCCGCCCTGCTCCCCATGGTCATCACGTCCAAGCGGACCTACAGCGACAGCTACGCCCGGCAGACGCGCAGCGAGTCGATGCGGCTGACCGCGGAGATGCTCCGGGCCTTCCTGCCGCCGCGCACCCTCGGCACCGAGCGGGTCGTGAGCACCGCGGTCCTGGAGCCGGCCTACGAACTCGGCGGGGACGCATTCGACCACTCCCTGACGAAGGACACCCTGCACGCCGCCATCCTCGACGCCATGGGGCACGACCTCGCCTCCGGCCTGACCGCGTCGGTCGCCATGGCCGGCTGCCGCAACGCCCGCCGCAACGGCGCCGACCTGGTGGACATGGTCCACAACGTCGACCAGGCCCTTGCCACGTGGCTGCCCGACCGGTTCTGCACCGGCGTCTTCCTCCACCTGGACCTGTCCACCGGATGCCTGCGCTGGATCAACTGCGGCCATCCCCCGCCGCTGCTCATCCGGGCGCAGCGCGTCATCGAGCACGCCCTCGAAGGCGTCCCGGAGCCACCCCTCGGCCTTCCCGCGCGCCTCACCGAGCCGGCCCGCAGCGTCCACGAGGTGTCCCTCGAACCCGGCGACCGCGTGCTGCTCTACACCGACGGCGTCACCGAAGCCCGCGCCGACAACGGTGAACTGTTCGGCCTGGACAGCTTCACCGAGTTCATCATCCGCGCCACCGCGGCCGGTGAACCGGCCCCCGAGACCCTGCGCCGCCTCGTCCACGCCATCCTCGGCCACCAGCGGAGCCGCCTCACCGACGACGCGACCATCCTGCTGGTCGAATGGCTCTCGCCCTAG
- a CDS encoding type II toxin-antitoxin system PemK/MazF family toxin: MLDRRGPAGGPSHHTHHGAVREVATGRNATTLAYAPDRDGRADAGEVVWTWVPYEEDPSLGKDRPLLVVGRNGGSLHALMLSTQEPDHWEKQDWFELGAGPWDRDGRTSYVRLDRLFELGEDDIRREGAVLDPDRFWRVGAVLRTRYGWR, from the coding sequence GTGCTCGATCGACGCGGCCCCGCAGGCGGCCCCTCCCACCACACGCACCACGGCGCCGTCCGCGAGGTCGCGACCGGCCGCAACGCCACGACCCTGGCCTATGCGCCCGATCGCGACGGGCGGGCCGACGCGGGCGAGGTGGTCTGGACCTGGGTCCCCTACGAGGAGGACCCGTCCCTCGGCAAGGACCGGCCGCTGCTCGTGGTGGGCAGGAACGGCGGCTCCCTGCACGCCCTGATGCTCTCCACCCAGGAGCCCGACCACTGGGAGAAGCAGGACTGGTTCGAGCTGGGCGCCGGCCCGTGGGACCGCGACGGCAGGACCTCCTACGTGCGACTGGACCGCCTGTTCGAGCTCGGTGAGGACGACATCCGCCGCGAGGGCGCGGTCCTGGACCCCGATCGGTTCTGGCGGGTCGGCGCGGTCCTGCGGACACGGTACGGCTGGCGCTGA
- a CDS encoding HAD-IA family hydrolase translates to MNTNTAGRPHVIAFDVVETLYPLDPLETLIERAGLPRGLRRHWFDRLLRDGFAVAASGGYRSFRDLAIGALEDVSGLNGHRLSGAAAAEVVDGFATLDARPDAEPAMRRAREAGVRVVTLTNGAAATTRTLLERSGLDAHVERVISVEEAGRWKTAPQPYHHAAEVCGVARNRLALVAAHGWDVHGARAAGLVTGWSSHLEDRFPRAFDAPDVTGDGLVEVVEGLLSLPD, encoded by the coding sequence ATGAACACGAACACCGCCGGACGTCCGCACGTCATCGCGTTCGACGTGGTGGAGACCCTGTACCCGCTGGATCCCCTGGAGACCCTGATCGAACGCGCGGGGCTGCCCCGCGGCCTGCGCAGGCACTGGTTCGACCGGCTGCTGCGCGACGGCTTCGCCGTGGCGGCGAGCGGCGGGTACCGGTCGTTCCGCGACCTCGCGATCGGGGCGCTGGAGGACGTGAGCGGGCTGAACGGGCACCGACTGTCCGGCGCGGCCGCGGCCGAGGTCGTGGACGGCTTCGCGACCCTGGACGCCCGCCCCGATGCCGAACCCGCGATGCGCCGGGCCCGCGAGGCCGGCGTGCGCGTGGTGACCCTCACCAACGGCGCGGCCGCCACCACCCGGACACTGCTGGAGCGCTCCGGCCTGGACGCCCACGTCGAGCGGGTGATCTCGGTGGAGGAGGCCGGCCGGTGGAAGACCGCGCCGCAGCCCTACCACCACGCGGCCGAAGTATGCGGCGTCGCCCGCAACCGCCTGGCGCTGGTGGCCGCGCACGGCTGGGACGTGCACGGCGCCCGCGCCGCCGGGCTGGTCACGGGCTGGTCCAGCCACCTGGAGGACCGGTTCCCCCGCGCCTTCGACGCCCCGGACGTCACCGGAGACGGCCTCGTCGAGGTGGTCGAAGGACTCCTCTCCCTGCCCGATTGA
- a CDS encoding alpha/beta hydrolase, which produces MREEKRQATEQGPWLAASEPREVRAVALLLHGGQVTSTVPTGESGLAVRRMRPFAAALTRARHDRGLAVWRLRNRVRGWNGAAQAPLHDARWALAEVRRRHGSVPVVLIGHSLGGRVALRAAGDALVRGVVGLAPWLPEGEPTDQISGRHVVLAHGLWDLTTSPRATRAHAERIRPVAASSSFVPVRFDLHAMVRLRTWNRLVVESVSAMLDERDRGEEGDERDGIR; this is translated from the coding sequence GTGCGCGAAGAGAAACGGCAGGCCACCGAACAGGGCCCCTGGCTGGCCGCATCCGAACCCCGGGAGGTCCGGGCCGTCGCCCTGCTCCTGCACGGCGGGCAGGTGACGAGCACCGTCCCGACCGGGGAGAGCGGGCTCGCGGTGCGGCGGATGCGCCCGTTCGCCGCAGCACTGACCCGGGCCCGCCATGACCGGGGCCTGGCGGTGTGGCGGCTGCGCAACCGCGTGCGCGGTTGGAACGGTGCTGCTCAGGCGCCACTGCATGACGCACGGTGGGCGCTGGCCGAGGTCCGCCGCAGACACGGCTCCGTCCCCGTCGTGCTCATCGGCCATTCGCTGGGCGGCAGGGTGGCGCTGCGCGCGGCCGGGGACGCGCTGGTCCGCGGCGTGGTCGGACTCGCGCCATGGCTGCCGGAGGGCGAGCCGACGGACCAGATCAGCGGGCGGCACGTCGTGCTGGCCCACGGGCTGTGGGACCTGACCACCAGCCCCAGGGCGACGCGCGCCCACGCCGAGCGCATTCGGCCGGTCGCCGCGAGCAGTTCCTTCGTGCCGGTGCGGTTCGACCTGCACGCCATGGTGCGGCTGCGCACCTGGAACCGGCTGGTGGTCGAATCGGTCTCGGCCATGCTGGACGAGCGGGACAGAGGGGAGGAAGGGGACGAGCGAGACGGTATCCGGTGA
- a CDS encoding DUF6114 domain-containing protein: MTRRTRREGRSGAPVRPWRRFRAWRRRRPFWGGFHAAMAGIVICSLPLAPVEVMIQQGIAGVPSVLMGVFLIALGLIAWATPQQRTVTGTLTMLVGLAALVMSNLGGFVIGSTFAFIGGGLMLAWQPTPRPTRRNRNRKNRKEEKRRRKDRRGRADGGEGDAAPGPAPEGPALEREPPRDRDVDTIHP; this comes from the coding sequence ATGACCAGGAGGACGCGGCGGGAGGGCCGCTCGGGCGCGCCCGTGCGGCCGTGGCGCCGGTTCCGGGCGTGGCGCAGGAGGCGCCCGTTCTGGGGCGGCTTCCACGCCGCCATGGCGGGGATCGTGATCTGCTCCCTGCCGCTGGCGCCCGTGGAGGTGATGATCCAGCAGGGGATCGCCGGTGTCCCCTCGGTCCTGATGGGGGTCTTCCTCATCGCCCTCGGCCTCATCGCGTGGGCGACGCCCCAGCAGCGCACCGTCACGGGGACCCTCACCATGCTGGTCGGACTCGCGGCCCTGGTGATGTCCAATCTGGGCGGGTTCGTCATCGGGAGCACGTTCGCCTTCATCGGCGGCGGACTGATGCTCGCCTGGCAGCCGACGCCCCGCCCGACCAGGAGGAACCGGAACAGGAAGAACCGGAAGGAGGAGAAGAGGAGACGCAAGGACCGGCGCGGACGCGCGGACGGCGGGGAAGGCGATGCCGCCCCCGGCCCGGCCCCCGAAGGCCCGGCCCTCGAACGGGAGCCGCCGCGGGACCGCGACGTCGACACCATCCACCCATAG
- a CDS encoding DUF6230 family protein: MPDESPESPEFPEFPEQATGHTNWARFALFTAPAAVGAAGLLIAMANGAIAASFAVSGQQFKISADRLDGTGFAMYGSLDQTVRQEVHPVAVAAIREAELQNLCQSVLTEFPVLGSVSMKLTAGSEDRPVEAENLFVDMEQMGGDAEFDSMELGRDASTLDKGPEGGQGMQDLFGMQSDTISVTGLEQTAWAANAGTFRLSNLNLAVSRGDSECF; encoded by the coding sequence ATGCCGGATGAGTCCCCCGAGTCCCCCGAGTTCCCCGAGTTCCCCGAGCAGGCGACCGGGCACACCAACTGGGCGCGTTTCGCCCTTTTCACCGCTCCGGCCGCGGTCGGCGCCGCGGGGCTGCTGATCGCCATGGCGAACGGAGCGATCGCCGCCTCCTTCGCGGTGTCGGGTCAGCAGTTCAAGATCTCGGCGGACCGCCTCGACGGGACCGGATTCGCGATGTACGGATCGCTGGACCAGACCGTGCGCCAGGAGGTCCATCCCGTCGCCGTCGCGGCGATCAGGGAAGCCGAGCTGCAGAACCTCTGCCAGTCGGTGCTGACGGAGTTTCCCGTCCTCGGGAGCGTCTCCATGAAGCTCACGGCGGGCAGCGAGGACCGGCCGGTGGAGGCCGAGAACCTGTTCGTGGACATGGAGCAGATGGGCGGCGACGCGGAGTTCGACTCGATGGAGCTCGGCCGCGACGCCTCCACCCTCGACAAGGGTCCCGAAGGCGGCCAGGGCATGCAGGACCTGTTCGGCATGCAGTCCGACACCATTTCGGTCACGGGCCTGGAGCAGACGGCCTGGGCCGCCAACGCCGGCACGTTCCGGCTCTCCAACCTGAACCTGGCCGTCTCCCGCGGCGACTCCGAATGCTTCTGA
- a CDS encoding phosphoribosyltransferase, with protein sequence MTTFRDRRDAGEQLAERIAGLRLADPFVLALPRGGVPVAHVVATVLKAPLDVVVARKVGAPGNPEFGVGAVTADGPALFDTEKLNLLGVDPRDLEPAVETERAEARRRLAAYRDGRPEPELAGRDVVLVDDGLATGVTARAGLSYVRGLRPASLRLAVPVCSADSARSLGEECDEVVCLSAPPDFRAVGLWYQDFRQNTDEEVIRLLRDAG encoded by the coding sequence ATGACGACGTTTCGTGACCGCCGGGACGCCGGTGAGCAGTTGGCCGAACGCATCGCCGGACTGCGACTGGCCGACCCGTTCGTCCTGGCCCTGCCGCGCGGCGGAGTGCCCGTGGCCCACGTCGTGGCCACGGTCCTGAAGGCTCCCCTGGACGTGGTCGTCGCCCGCAAGGTCGGGGCGCCGGGCAACCCCGAGTTCGGGGTGGGCGCGGTGACCGCCGACGGGCCTGCGCTGTTCGACACCGAGAAGCTGAACCTGCTCGGCGTCGACCCCCGCGACCTCGAACCCGCCGTCGAGACCGAACGCGCCGAGGCGCGCCGGCGGCTCGCCGCCTACCGCGACGGCCGCCCGGAGCCGGAGCTCGCCGGGCGCGACGTCGTGCTCGTCGACGACGGACTGGCCACCGGGGTGACCGCCAGGGCCGGCCTGTCCTACGTGCGCGGGCTGCGCCCGGCCTCGCTGCGCCTGGCCGTCCCGGTGTGCTCGGCCGATTCGGCGCGCTCCCTGGGTGAGGAGTGCGACGAGGTCGTCTGTCTGTCCGCCCCGCCGGACTTCCGGGCGGTCGGCCTCTGGTACCAGGACTTCCGGCAGAACACCGACGAGGAGGTCATCCGCCTGCTGCGCGACGCCGGATGA
- a CDS encoding response regulator transcription factor — protein sequence MTSSSSSPGSSDSPDSSEQQAVGVCIVDDDPLVRAGLAMMLGGASDIRVVAEAGDGTEVLPLVDRHAPDVVLMDIRMPSMDGLTATEALRSRSRAPEVIVLTTFDADAHVLRALRAGAAGFLLKDTPPEEIVAAVRQVARGNPVLSPAVTRRLITRVAESDRDRRRARARERLAVLSDRERKVAVAVGQGRSNAEIGAVLHFSVPTVKTHVSGVLTKLGLNNRVQIALLVHGAGLLDDR from the coding sequence CTTCCTCGAGTTCCCCGGGATCCTCGGATTCCCCGGATTCCTCGGAGCAGCAGGCGGTCGGCGTGTGCATCGTCGACGACGACCCGCTGGTGCGCGCCGGCCTGGCGATGATGCTGGGCGGCGCCTCCGACATCCGCGTGGTCGCCGAGGCGGGTGACGGCACCGAGGTGCTGCCCCTGGTCGACCGGCACGCCCCCGACGTGGTCCTGATGGACATCCGGATGCCCTCGATGGACGGGCTGACCGCAACCGAGGCCCTGCGCTCCCGTTCCCGCGCACCGGAGGTCATCGTCCTGACCACCTTCGACGCCGACGCCCACGTCCTGCGCGCGCTGCGCGCCGGAGCGGCCGGATTCCTGCTCAAGGACACCCCGCCCGAGGAGATCGTGGCCGCGGTACGCCAGGTGGCCCGGGGCAATCCGGTGCTGTCCCCGGCGGTGACCCGGCGCCTCATCACCCGGGTCGCCGAATCCGACCGGGACCGGCGCCGCGCCCGGGCCAGGGAGCGTCTGGCGGTGCTGAGCGACCGCGAGCGCAAGGTCGCCGTCGCGGTCGGCCAGGGCAGGTCCAACGCCGAGATCGGGGCCGTGCTGCACTTCAGCGTCCCCACGGTCAAGACGCACGTCTCCGGCGTCCTCACCAAGCTCGGTCTCAACAACCGCGTCCAGATCGCGCTGCTGGTCCACGGCGCGGGGCTCCTCGACGACCGCTGA